In one Methylocaldum szegediense genomic region, the following are encoded:
- a CDS encoding PilN domain-containing protein, producing MARINLLPWRTELRKQRQKEFIAITLAALLSTGALWCFVHYFIGSMIDYQTQRNKYLESEIALLDKKIKEIEELETKKKRLIAKMEVIQRLQASRPEIVHLFDELARTIPEGVYLTDLTQLENNLTMNGIAQSNARVSAYMRNLESSPWMQDPLLNIIETKQDANDSRKARSNRFTLQVKQGSDKADKQEKKPS from the coding sequence ATGGCTCGGATCAACCTACTTCCTTGGCGAACGGAACTCCGTAAACAAAGGCAAAAAGAATTCATCGCAATCACTTTAGCCGCGTTGCTATCGACGGGCGCCTTATGGTGCTTTGTGCACTACTTCATCGGCAGCATGATCGACTATCAGACCCAGCGGAATAAGTACTTGGAGTCCGAGATCGCGTTGCTCGATAAAAAAATCAAGGAAATCGAGGAATTGGAAACCAAGAAAAAGCGACTCATCGCCAAGATGGAGGTTATCCAGAGATTGCAAGCGAGCCGGCCCGAGATCGTCCATCTGTTCGATGAGTTGGCGCGGACCATCCCCGAGGGTGTTTATCTGACGGACCTGACTCAGCTTGAAAACAATCTGACGATGAATGGAATAGCTCAGTCCAATGCCCGAGTTTCCGCATACATGAGGAATCTCGAGTCTTCGCCTTGGATGCAGGATCCTCTGTTAAACATCATCGAGACCAAACAGGATGCCAACGATAGCCGCAAAGCGCGCAGCAATCGTTTTACGCTTCAGGTCAAGCAGGGAAGCGACAAAGCAGACAAGCAGGAGAAGAAGCCGTCATGA
- the pilO gene encoding type IV pilus inner membrane component PilO, producing MNLSEINWDLENAGAWPLPIKAAIIALLCFILSGLWYYLDTQDQMALLETEERKELELKTKFEQRQQKAANLEEYKAQMAEIEKSFGDLLRQLPDKTQVPELLVDVSQTGLAAGLEFELFKPGAEIAKEFYAELPIEIRVIGDYMEFGAFVSGLASLPRIVTIHNVKIEPHKKDERAKKTAKNPLVMSALVRTYRYLDEGAVPASQIKKSR from the coding sequence ATGAACCTTTCCGAAATCAACTGGGACTTAGAAAACGCCGGCGCCTGGCCGCTGCCGATCAAGGCCGCAATTATTGCCCTCCTGTGCTTCATTCTGAGTGGCCTTTGGTACTACCTGGATACGCAGGACCAAATGGCGCTGCTCGAAACGGAAGAAAGGAAGGAGCTGGAGCTGAAGACCAAATTTGAGCAACGCCAACAAAAGGCCGCCAATTTAGAGGAATACAAGGCGCAAATGGCGGAGATAGAAAAAAGTTTCGGCGATTTACTCAGACAACTACCCGATAAGACTCAAGTTCCAGAGCTTTTAGTAGACGTTTCTCAAACTGGACTCGCGGCAGGCTTGGAGTTCGAGCTTTTCAAGCCGGGTGCTGAAATCGCCAAAGAGTTCTACGCGGAGTTACCTATCGAGATCCGCGTAATAGGTGATTACATGGAGTTCGGAGCGTTTGTCAGCGGATTGGCATCTTTACCGCGCATTGTAACGATCCATAACGTAAAGATTGAACCGCACAAGAAGGATGAGAGAGCGAAGAAAACGGCTAAGAATCCTTTGGTCATGAGTGCGCTGGTCAGGACTTATCGCTACCTGGATGAGGGAGCCGTGCCGGCGAGCCAAATCAAAAAGTCACGATGA
- a CDS encoding pilus assembly protein PilP, with protein MGRQLNFSIPPYRSRLLVSWLIIFGLTGCAGDDLADLKHYVEEVKARPKGSVEPLPEFKAVEPFVFNPEDLRNPFIIDDKSEQTEDARISSSIRPDTNRPKEELESYELDTLRMVGTVDKQGVLWGLVKAADGTIHRVRTGNYMGKNFGKVVSIKENVIELVEIVSDSPGVWRERKAALDLAEVGGNK; from the coding sequence ATGGGTAGGCAGTTGAATTTTTCGATACCGCCGTATCGTTCGCGGCTCCTCGTTTCTTGGCTGATCATTTTCGGATTGACGGGCTGCGCGGGCGACGATTTGGCCGATCTCAAACACTATGTCGAAGAAGTCAAGGCGCGGCCGAAAGGGTCAGTCGAGCCTCTGCCGGAATTCAAGGCGGTTGAGCCCTTTGTCTTCAATCCGGAAGATTTGCGCAATCCTTTCATCATTGATGATAAATCCGAACAGACCGAGGACGCGAGGATCAGCAGCAGTATTCGACCGGACACCAATCGCCCTAAGGAAGAACTGGAATCCTACGAATTGGACACGCTGCGTATGGTCGGGACGGTCGATAAGCAAGGCGTACTCTGGGGCTTGGTGAAAGCCGCCGATGGGACGATACACCGAGTACGCACTGGTAATTACATGGGAAAGAATTTCGGCAAGGTCGTCAGCATTAAAGAAAACGTGATCGAGTTGGTAGAAATCGTATCCGACAGTCCTGGAGTATGGCGCGAACGTAAGGCAGCTCTCGATTTGGCGGAAGTGGGGGGAAACAAATGA
- the pilQ gene encoding type IV pilus secretin PilQ, giving the protein MKTTRSIGIAPTVWQRYMKAVGFILAGLFLHLSASRAEGLVLESVDFSILPGDNLQLLLGLNGPANEPRIFHTENPARIALDLPGVTNGLKQKTVPINVGAAQSVQAVEAAGRTRVVINLTDMMPYTSRVDGNNILITLQSGTAPIAAANATSASPRFSDRPFGGGDRRIENIDFRRGERGEGRLLVTLSDPKSLVDIHEEGQKVVIRFANTRLPAQLQRRLDVMDFATPVRSVDATVEGAHTRMVVATVSDEYDYSSYQTDNILTVEFRPLTKAEKEEIKKKDFAYSGEKLTLNFQDIPVRSVLQILADFTNLNIVASDTVQGNVTLRLNDVPWDQALDLVLKSKGLGKRQEGNIIRVAPLEEINKQEKEELEAQKVVEDLEPLRTEIIQINYTTAEDIKKVLIGTTERISQLTTQPGGISGGSGSTSVSTLDVSQSVLSGRGNVTVDPRTNQLIVKDTPRNLERVRELVRQLDKPVRQVLIESRIVIARNDFLRDLGSRLQLNRLVKGRGADSFSSSAGSEGVIFQQPASGGEKSTNVDVLVDLAAKGAATAATGGASALGFTLIKAGDYLLDLELSAAQREGRSETVSNPRLITSDQTKAVIRQGVEIPYQTTVVAGGGASANITFKQAVLELNVTPHITPDDQVLMELLIRKDEQGQQTPIGPAIDKREIETTAQVSNGETVVLGGVYEGLNRNNTDKVPFFGDLPGIGYMFRRNSVEDTKRELLVFITPKILKQDLAFR; this is encoded by the coding sequence ATGAAAACGACACGAAGTATAGGTATTGCCCCGACCGTATGGCAGCGATACATGAAAGCGGTAGGCTTCATTTTGGCCGGGTTGTTTTTGCATCTTTCCGCCAGTCGAGCGGAAGGACTCGTTCTCGAATCAGTGGACTTCTCGATCTTGCCTGGAGACAACTTGCAACTGCTGCTGGGTTTGAACGGACCAGCGAACGAGCCGAGAATTTTCCATACGGAAAATCCTGCCCGCATAGCGCTGGATTTGCCTGGTGTGACGAATGGCCTGAAACAGAAGACAGTGCCCATCAACGTAGGTGCCGCTCAAAGCGTTCAAGCGGTGGAAGCGGCGGGTCGTACCCGGGTCGTCATCAATTTGACTGATATGATGCCCTACACCAGTCGAGTGGATGGCAACAATATTCTGATCACGTTACAAAGTGGTACGGCGCCGATCGCTGCAGCAAACGCCACATCCGCGAGTCCACGTTTTAGCGATCGGCCATTCGGCGGAGGAGATCGGCGTATCGAAAATATCGATTTCCGCCGAGGAGAAAGAGGCGAAGGCCGGCTTCTGGTGACGCTGAGCGACCCAAAATCCTTAGTGGACATTCACGAAGAGGGGCAGAAAGTCGTCATCCGATTTGCCAATACCCGGCTTCCCGCTCAGTTGCAACGCAGACTCGACGTTATGGATTTCGCCACGCCTGTCCGTTCGGTCGATGCCACGGTAGAAGGTGCTCACACACGTATGGTTGTGGCGACGGTTTCCGACGAATACGACTATTCCTCTTATCAGACCGACAACATTTTGACGGTGGAATTCCGTCCGTTAACCAAAGCGGAAAAGGAAGAGATCAAGAAGAAGGACTTCGCGTACTCCGGTGAGAAGCTAACGCTGAACTTCCAAGATATTCCGGTGCGCTCTGTTCTTCAGATTCTGGCGGATTTTACCAATCTGAACATCGTCGCCAGCGATACGGTTCAGGGCAATGTCACGCTTCGGCTCAATGATGTCCCATGGGATCAGGCATTGGACCTGGTTCTCAAATCCAAGGGATTGGGCAAGCGGCAAGAAGGTAACATTATCCGCGTCGCGCCGCTTGAGGAAATCAACAAGCAGGAGAAAGAGGAGCTCGAAGCGCAGAAGGTGGTAGAAGATCTCGAACCACTACGGACGGAAATTATCCAGATCAATTACACGACGGCCGAGGACATCAAGAAAGTTTTGATCGGCACTACGGAACGCATCAGCCAATTGACAACACAGCCAGGAGGTATTAGCGGTGGATCCGGTTCTACGTCGGTGTCGACACTCGATGTCAGTCAATCGGTATTGTCCGGCCGGGGTAACGTAACCGTCGATCCACGGACCAACCAACTGATCGTGAAGGATACGCCGCGCAATTTGGAACGGGTGCGCGAGCTCGTCCGTCAACTGGACAAGCCGGTTCGGCAGGTGCTGATCGAGTCTCGGATCGTCATTGCGAGAAACGATTTTCTGAGGGATTTAGGCAGTCGGCTTCAGCTCAACAGATTAGTTAAAGGGAGAGGTGCCGATTCCTTTTCTTCGAGTGCCGGATCCGAGGGTGTAATCTTCCAACAGCCGGCCTCGGGAGGGGAAAAGTCGACCAACGTCGACGTGTTGGTCGACCTTGCGGCGAAAGGCGCGGCGACCGCCGCGACCGGTGGCGCAAGTGCGCTCGGCTTCACCCTCATCAAGGCAGGCGACTATTTGCTCGATCTTGAGTTATCCGCCGCTCAGCGTGAGGGACGCAGCGAGACGGTGTCCAACCCCCGGCTGATCACCTCGGATCAGACCAAGGCGGTGATCAGGCAGGGTGTTGAAATTCCTTACCAGACGACTGTCGTAGCGGGCGGGGGTGCTTCGGCGAACATCACCTTCAAGCAGGCCGTGCTCGAGTTGAACGTGACACCGCATATCACACCAGACGATCAGGTGTTGATGGAGCTCTTGATCAGGAAGGACGAACAAGGCCAGCAAACGCCGATCGGCCCGGCGATTGATAAGCGCGAGATTGAAACGACCGCCCAAGTTTCGAACGGGGAAACTGTAGTTTTGGGTGGGGTTTACGAGGGGTTGAATCGTAACAATACGGACAAAGTGCCGTTTTTCGGCGATCTGCCGGGAATCGGCTACATGTTCCGCAGAAATAGCGTGGAAGATACGAAGCGAGAGTTGCTCGTTTTCATCACGCCGAAGATCCTCAAACAAGATCTCGCTTTTCGCTGA
- the aroK gene encoding shikimate kinase AroK, with translation MRQTQNIYLIGPMGAGKTTIGRLLAKALNVRFVDSDREIEQRTGVCIPMIFEYEGEEGFRRREAEVLAELCCEEGVVLATGGGSILLPRNREILRERGFIVYLKCSVEKQLERTHKDSNRPLLQTENPRQRLQELLRIREPLYRALADFIVDTGTHSSRSAVRQILKAYNRANAKS, from the coding sequence ATGAGACAGACGCAGAATATCTATTTGATCGGCCCTATGGGAGCGGGCAAGACGACCATCGGACGGTTGTTAGCTAAAGCCCTGAACGTTCGTTTCGTCGACAGCGATCGGGAGATCGAGCAGCGCACAGGCGTCTGTATTCCCATGATTTTCGAATACGAGGGAGAGGAAGGGTTTAGGCGGCGAGAGGCGGAAGTTCTGGCGGAGTTGTGTTGTGAGGAGGGCGTGGTGTTGGCTACGGGGGGCGGATCGATTTTACTGCCGAGGAATAGAGAGATACTGCGGGAGCGGGGGTTTATCGTTTATTTGAAATGTTCGGTCGAAAAGCAGCTCGAAAGAACTCACAAGGATTCCAATCGGCCTCTCCTCCAGACTGAGAACCCGCGCCAGCGGTTACAGGAATTGTTGCGGATACGGGAGCCGCTCTATCGCGCCTTGGCCGATTTTATCGTGGATACCGGGACGCACTCCAGCCGCAGCGCCGTCCGTCAGATCTTAAAAGCCTATAACCGAGCGAACGCCAAGTCATGA
- the aroB gene encoding 3-dehydroquinate synthase: MKTLTVNLGERSYPIYIGSRILESDELLARHLTSSQVMVITNETVAPLYLERVKQRLTGKETAEVILPDGESYKSIESAMIIFDRLLAGKISRDASLIALGGGVIGDLVGFTAACYQRGVPFIQIPTTLLAQVDSSVGGKTAVNHPRGKNMIGAFYQPQCVLADTSTLDTLADRELSAGLAEVIKYGLIRDLEFFEWLEANLERLLARDAEALAYAIERSCLNKAEVVAEDERESGLRAILNLGHTFGHAIETGMGYGTYLHGEAVAIGICQAADLSRRLGWLDADSVERIVSLLARARLPVTPPTDLDADRYLDLMAVDKKNVAGKLRMILLERIGRATLPMAVDPELLRATLNEYGRR, translated from the coding sequence ATGAAAACCTTAACCGTTAATCTGGGCGAACGCAGCTATCCGATTTACATCGGTTCGCGAATTTTGGAGTCCGATGAGCTTTTGGCTAGGCATCTGACTTCCAGTCAGGTCATGGTTATTACCAACGAAACCGTGGCTCCCCTCTATTTGGAGCGAGTCAAGCAGAGGCTGACAGGCAAGGAGACTGCCGAAGTGATTTTGCCAGACGGTGAATCCTACAAGAGTATCGAGTCGGCAATGATCATCTTCGATAGGCTGCTCGCCGGAAAAATCAGCCGAGACGCATCTCTCATTGCACTAGGCGGCGGCGTCATTGGCGACCTGGTCGGTTTTACTGCCGCATGCTATCAACGGGGCGTACCGTTCATTCAAATTCCGACGACTTTGCTGGCCCAGGTCGATTCTTCCGTAGGCGGTAAGACCGCGGTCAATCATCCGCGCGGCAAGAATATGATCGGGGCTTTTTATCAACCGCAATGCGTTTTGGCCGATACCTCGACTCTTGATACGCTGGCTGACCGGGAGCTGAGCGCCGGTTTGGCTGAGGTGATCAAGTACGGGCTTATTCGCGACCTTGAATTCTTCGAGTGGCTGGAAGCCAATTTGGAGAGGCTTCTGGCTCGCGATGCGGAGGCTCTGGCCTACGCCATCGAGCGATCCTGCCTCAATAAGGCGGAGGTCGTAGCCGAGGACGAGCGGGAATCGGGGTTACGGGCGATTCTGAACCTGGGGCATACATTCGGACATGCCATCGAAACCGGGATGGGGTATGGAACTTATCTCCACGGCGAAGCGGTCGCTATCGGTATCTGTCAGGCCGCGGATCTCTCCAGACGGCTCGGTTGGCTGGATGCCGACAGTGTCGAACGCATCGTTTCGCTGCTCGCGCGGGCGCGGTTGCCGGTGACACCGCCGACGGATCTGGATGCGGATCGCTATTTGGACTTGATGGCCGTCGACAAGAAGAACGTTGCAGGTAAACTGCGAATGATCTTGCTGGAGAGAATTGGCCGGGCTACCTTGCCGATGGCTGTGGATCCGGAGTTGCTTCGCGCCACCTTGAATGAATATGGCCGCCGCTGA
- a CDS encoding AAA family ATPase — protein sequence MQKFDLLLHLSVNLAQPIVVCGPEGIGKTTFLRLLETRLSPFAVVAYLASGPNMGYLRVLDELSRALNRDRPGLVSAGADLADLLDAYAKERRSLVLLLDDAGRLVPGALGTLWQFASQHPALRVVLAMRTDEAAQKSGLDKSALADAFTLEIPALSEDDCVLFARQLRTTWPEAATGRHSAESLAKRLYAESGGIPSKLIEILESSHHSTSTAASARWFIATGLSAGAVCAVFLIFALRSSVSEKSVPSSPVFDDAATSRSSEQAGIVETLNPAKSLIDTQSFPQRSPLADNEKTETPPISETAAPNMMPPSQVEGNEDQKPREAVGGDEPSTPPISEEPKSIPEEQPEIARKHSVPTDSVREAQTHMRPPIEQESARSKLSESVADGLKGTEWLMRQNPDAYTLQIVAVSRLSSLLKLAEQFPPGSQLASFRSRKGNAELYPLFFGIFPSLSAAKEAAANLPVSLGQPLPRQLKSVHQEIRRMMPRQAGPSISADSPTR from the coding sequence ATGCAAAAGTTCGATCTGCTTTTGCATTTGTCGGTCAACCTGGCTCAGCCCATCGTCGTTTGCGGGCCGGAAGGCATCGGCAAGACAACCTTCCTGCGTCTCCTGGAGACTCGCTTATCGCCGTTCGCAGTGGTTGCCTATTTGGCGTCGGGGCCGAATATGGGTTACCTGCGTGTTTTGGACGAACTGTCACGCGCCTTGAATCGGGACCGACCGGGATTGGTTTCTGCGGGGGCGGATTTGGCTGATCTACTGGACGCTTACGCCAAGGAACGCCGAAGCCTCGTGCTGCTGCTTGATGATGCCGGCAGGCTCGTGCCTGGGGCGCTCGGTACGTTATGGCAGTTCGCGAGTCAGCATCCGGCCTTGCGTGTGGTGCTGGCAATGCGCACCGATGAGGCGGCGCAAAAGTCGGGGCTCGATAAATCGGCTCTCGCCGACGCATTCACGCTGGAAATCCCCGCCCTTTCCGAAGACGATTGCGTACTGTTTGCGCGTCAATTGAGAACAACGTGGCCTGAGGCGGCAACCGGGCGACACAGTGCGGAATCCTTGGCAAAACGGTTGTACGCCGAGAGCGGTGGGATTCCAAGCAAGCTGATCGAGATTCTGGAATCCTCTCATCATTCGACAAGCACGGCGGCTTCGGCCAGATGGTTTATCGCCACGGGCCTATCGGCTGGCGCGGTGTGTGCAGTGTTCCTGATATTCGCACTGCGATCTTCTGTGTCGGAAAAGTCGGTTCCAAGCAGCCCGGTGTTCGACGACGCCGCTACGTCTCGGAGCTCGGAACAAGCCGGAATCGTCGAGACATTGAATCCTGCGAAGTCGCTGATAGATACCCAATCTTTTCCGCAGCGTTCGCCGTTAGCCGATAACGAAAAGACGGAGACGCCTCCGATCTCCGAAACTGCCGCGCCGAACATGATGCCCCCGTCCCAAGTGGAGGGGAATGAAGATCAAAAGCCGAGGGAAGCGGTCGGCGGGGACGAACCGTCGACACCGCCGATTTCGGAAGAGCCGAAGAGTATACCGGAAGAGCAGCCGGAGATTGCGCGGAAACACTCCGTGCCAACCGACTCGGTACGCGAAGCCCAGACGCACATGCGGCCACCCATTGAACAAGAGAGCGCGCGTTCGAAATTGTCGGAAAGCGTGGCGGATGGTCTAAAAGGTACCGAATGGCTGATGCGTCAAAACCCTGATGCCTATACCTTACAGATTGTCGCCGTGTCCCGATTGAGTTCGTTGCTGAAACTGGCCGAGCAATTTCCGCCGGGTAGTCAACTGGCCAGTTTTCGTTCGCGCAAAGGAAACGCTGAGCTTTATCCGCTTTTTTTCGGTATTTTTCCATCGCTGTCGGCGGCCAAAGAAGCGGCGGCGAATCTTCCCGTATCGCTCGGGCAGCCTTTACCTAGACAGTTGAAATCCGTTCACCAGGAAATTCGGCGCATGATGCCGCGGCAAGCAGGGCCGAGCATATCGGCCGATTCCCCGACCCGCTGA
- the hemE gene encoding uroporphyrinogen decarboxylase, with the protein MNAPTNDCLIRALLRQPTERTPVWMMRQAGRYLPEYRHVRERAGSFMTLCSTPELACEVTLQPLARFRLDAAILFSDILTVPDAMGLGLEFVEGEGPRFRNPVRSAADVRRLSVPDPESDLRYVMDAVRLIQQNLAGSVPLIGFSGSPWTLATYMVEGGGGQEFRRVKGLMYEQPAVLHELLEKLADAVALYLNAQIAAGVDVVMLFDTWGGILPAAHYEEFSLAYAKRALDKLNRRHGEKTIPTIFFTKGGGQWLEAMAETGFDALGLDWTTPIGEARRRVGHKVALQGNLDPMALYAPIETIRTEVKRILEQYGHGGGHVFNLGHGILPDVDPEHAKAMIEAVHEFSPAFHGP; encoded by the coding sequence ATGAATGCACCTACAAACGATTGCCTAATCCGTGCACTGTTGAGACAACCCACCGAAAGAACGCCGGTTTGGATGATGCGCCAAGCGGGCCGCTATCTGCCAGAATATCGTCATGTTCGTGAACGGGCCGGCAGTTTCATGACACTGTGCAGCACGCCCGAACTGGCTTGTGAGGTCACGTTGCAGCCTCTCGCGCGCTTTCGTCTCGATGCCGCCATACTTTTTTCCGATATTCTGACGGTGCCGGATGCCATGGGTTTGGGGCTGGAGTTCGTCGAAGGCGAGGGTCCCCGTTTTAGAAACCCGGTTCGCAGCGCGGCCGATGTGCGCCGGTTGTCGGTACCCGATCCGGAATCCGATTTGCGCTATGTCATGGATGCTGTTCGCCTGATTCAGCAAAATCTAGCTGGAAGCGTTCCTCTTATCGGGTTTTCGGGCAGCCCCTGGACGTTGGCCACTTACATGGTCGAGGGCGGGGGCGGGCAAGAGTTTCGCCGAGTCAAGGGATTGATGTATGAACAACCCGCCGTTCTCCACGAACTTCTTGAAAAGTTGGCCGATGCGGTAGCGCTTTATCTCAATGCCCAGATTGCCGCAGGCGTCGATGTAGTCATGTTGTTCGACACCTGGGGCGGGATTTTGCCGGCGGCGCATTACGAAGAATTCTCCCTGGCTTATGCAAAACGCGCACTCGACAAGCTGAATCGGCGTCACGGCGAAAAAACCATTCCGACGATCTTCTTTACTAAGGGTGGCGGGCAGTGGCTGGAAGCCATGGCGGAAACGGGCTTCGATGCTTTGGGTCTGGACTGGACCACACCCATCGGAGAGGCTCGCCGGCGAGTGGGACACAAGGTGGCGCTGCAAGGCAATTTGGATCCGATGGCTTTGTATGCACCGATCGAAACCATCCGCACCGAAGTAAAGCGGATTTTGGAGCAGTATGGTCATGGAGGCGGGCATGTATTCAACCTGGGCCACGGCATATTGCCTGATGTCGATCCCGAGCACGCCAAGGCCATGATTGAGGCTGTACATGAATTCAGTCCCGCGTTTCACGGACCTTAA
- a CDS encoding NUDIX domain-containing protein → MSEHNPWKLIRRRMVYENPWIRLDEDEVINPSGGLSLYGRIHFKNQAIGIIPIDAEGNTWLVGQYRYVPDAYFWEIPMGGSPEGEDILETAKRELKEETGLTAKDWTLFMHLHTTNSVTDEEGYVFLAEGLLEGDPDFEETEAITIKKLPLTEAVRMVMEGEITDSISAAGLLKLAYVRNLFPPAHR, encoded by the coding sequence ATGTCCGAACACAACCCTTGGAAACTGATTCGCCGCCGGATGGTTTACGAGAATCCCTGGATTCGCCTCGACGAAGACGAGGTGATTAATCCGTCCGGCGGTTTGAGCCTCTATGGCAGAATCCATTTTAAGAATCAGGCTATCGGCATCATACCGATAGATGCTGAAGGCAATACCTGGTTGGTCGGCCAGTATCGCTACGTTCCCGATGCCTATTTTTGGGAGATCCCCATGGGCGGCTCTCCTGAAGGCGAAGATATTCTCGAGACCGCGAAACGCGAACTTAAGGAAGAAACCGGTTTGACGGCCAAGGATTGGACGCTTTTCATGCACTTGCATACCACGAACTCGGTCACCGACGAGGAAGGTTATGTCTTCCTTGCGGAAGGATTGTTGGAGGGTGATCCGGACTTCGAAGAAACCGAGGCGATTACCATCAAGAAGCTGCCTTTGACGGAAGCGGTGCGTATGGTGATGGAAGGAGAAATCACCGACTCGATCAGCGCCGCCGGTCTGTTAAAACTCGCCTACGTTAGAAATTTGTTTCCTCCCGCCCACCGTTAA
- the queA gene encoding tRNA preQ1(34) S-adenosylmethionine ribosyltransferase-isomerase QueA produces the protein MRKSDFFFELPGDLIAQHPLPERSASRLLCLDGTTGEIGDHMFIELPELLQPGDLLVFNDTKVMPARLFGRKASGGRVEILIERVLEPDTATAHVRASKAPKAGSEILLDGGFRCVVQGRQDDLFVLAILDGRTVDEVLNTVGHIPLPPYIDRPDSMADWERYQTVYAKEPGAVAAPTAGLHFDEAMLARLAAKGVERAFVTLHVGSGTFQPLRVDDLDQHIMHSEYCEVDTEVVEKVDDVRRRGGRVIAVGTTVVRTLESASSEGTLVPYKGETNLFIRPGFRFRCVDAMVTNFHLPESTLLTLVCAFAGHAEVLAAYRHAVARKYRFFSYGDAMFVTRKPQG, from the coding sequence ATGCGCAAGAGTGATTTCTTTTTTGAACTTCCCGGCGATCTAATCGCCCAGCATCCTCTGCCCGAGCGGAGCGCCAGTCGGTTGTTGTGTTTGGATGGAACGACCGGCGAAATTGGCGATCACATGTTTATCGAGTTGCCGGAATTGCTCCAGCCGGGTGATCTTTTGGTATTCAACGACACCAAAGTAATGCCGGCGCGTTTGTTCGGCCGCAAAGCGTCCGGCGGGCGAGTAGAGATCTTGATCGAGCGAGTGCTCGAACCGGATACCGCTACGGCCCATGTGCGTGCGAGCAAGGCTCCGAAAGCAGGTAGCGAAATTTTATTGGACGGCGGTTTTCGCTGCGTGGTTCAAGGCCGGCAGGACGATCTGTTCGTGTTGGCGATTCTGGATGGTCGAACCGTCGATGAAGTCTTGAACACGGTAGGCCATATCCCTCTGCCGCCCTATATCGACCGCCCGGATTCGATGGCCGACTGGGAGCGTTATCAAACGGTGTACGCGAAGGAACCCGGTGCCGTGGCGGCACCTACCGCCGGTCTCCATTTCGATGAAGCGATGTTGGCGCGTCTAGCGGCGAAAGGTGTCGAGCGGGCTTTCGTCACGCTGCACGTGGGGAGCGGAACGTTTCAGCCTTTGCGTGTAGACGACCTCGATCAGCACATCATGCATTCGGAGTATTGCGAAGTCGACACGGAAGTAGTGGAAAAAGTCGACGACGTTCGACGCCGCGGAGGGCGGGTGATCGCTGTCGGAACGACCGTGGTGCGGACCCTGGAGTCGGCTTCTTCGGAAGGCACGCTCGTGCCATACAAAGGTGAAACCAATTTGTTCATTCGTCCAGGGTTCCGTTTTCGCTGCGTCGATGCCATGGTTACCAATTTTCATCTTCCAGAGTCTACTTTGTTGACTCTGGTGTGTGCTTTCGCGGGCCATGCGGAGGTCTTAGCGGCGTATCGGCACGCGGTGGCGCGCAAATACCGGTTTTTCAGTTATGGCGACGCGATGTTTGTCACGCGCAAGCCGCAGGGCTAG
- a CDS encoding HIT domain-containing protein, translating to MFELHPRLSQDCIQLGRFPLCRVLLMNESRYPWFILVPERENIVEIHQLTDEDQVQLIRESSHFAGVLAELFRADKMNIAAIGNLVPQLHLHHVVRYRNDPAWPGPIWGRFDPKPYDERAVIDVKEKLKYSPLRDFSFFD from the coding sequence ATGTTCGAATTACACCCTCGCTTGTCGCAGGATTGCATCCAATTGGGCCGTTTTCCCTTGTGTCGGGTTTTGTTGATGAACGAAAGCCGGTACCCGTGGTTTATTCTGGTCCCTGAGCGGGAAAATATCGTCGAGATTCATCAGTTGACGGACGAGGATCAAGTTCAGCTCATACGGGAGTCATCCCATTTCGCCGGCGTTCTCGCGGAACTGTTCCGTGCGGACAAAATGAATATTGCCGCGATCGGCAACCTGGTCCCTCAACTCCATCTTCATCACGTGGTGCGCTACCGGAACGATCCGGCCTGGCCCGGTCCGATCTGGGGACGTTTCGACCCTAAGCCTTATGATGAGCGCGCCGTCATAGACGTCAAGGAAAAACTCAAGTACTCGCCCTTACGCGATTTTTCTTTTTTCGATTAG
- a CDS encoding YkgJ family cysteine cluster protein codes for MECRPGCGACCIAISISSPMPGMPEGKPAGVRCPHLTDDLRCAIFGQAGRPACCAGLQPSRDMCGDSREEAFAFLTWLEKATLP; via the coding sequence ATGGAATGCCGGCCCGGTTGTGGCGCGTGTTGTATCGCCATATCGATTTCCAGTCCGATGCCCGGAATGCCGGAAGGCAAGCCGGCAGGCGTTCGCTGCCCGCATCTGACCGATGATCTGCGTTGTGCCATTTTCGGACAGGCCGGCCGTCCCGCTTGCTGTGCGGGCCTGCAACCTTCTCGAGACATGTGCGGCGACAGCCGGGAAGAGGCTTTCGCTTTTCTGACTTGGCTGGAAAAGGCGACGCTTCCGTAG